In the genome of Coraliomargarita algicola, one region contains:
- the rplF gene encoding 50S ribosomal protein L6 → MSRIGKLPIPVLDKANVTIDGQTVRVEGPKGKLEKTFDGSVNIELTDGEIRVTPADSSRHARAMFGTARSIINNMVVGVVDGYEKKLEIKGVGFRAALEGDLLDLALGYSHPVKVKIPEGITVTVAENTKISVSGADKQIVGEIAATIYSYFPAEPYKGKGVHIVGQYVRRKEGKKSA, encoded by the coding sequence ATGAGCAGAATTGGTAAACTTCCTATCCCCGTCCTTGATAAGGCGAATGTCACGATCGATGGTCAGACAGTTCGCGTTGAAGGGCCTAAGGGCAAACTTGAAAAAACTTTCGACGGTTCGGTTAATATCGAACTGACTGATGGCGAGATTCGCGTGACTCCTGCAGATAGCAGCCGTCATGCACGCGCCATGTTCGGCACAGCACGTTCCATCATCAATAACATGGTGGTCGGTGTGGTCGATGGTTACGAAAAGAAACTTGAAATCAAAGGTGTTGGTTTTCGCGCAGCGCTTGAAGGCGACTTGCTCGACCTCGCACTTGGTTACTCTCACCCGGTCAAAGTGAAGATTCCTGAAGGGATCACAGTCACTGTGGCCGAGAACACTAAAATCTCCGTCTCCGGTGCCGATAAGCAAATCGTCGGTGAAATCGCCGCGACAATCTATTCTTACTTCCCTGCAGAGCCTTACAAGGGCAAGGGTGTCCATATCGTCGGCCAATACGTCCGCCGTAAGGAGGGTAAGAAGTCCGCTTAA
- the map gene encoding type I methionyl aminopeptidase yields the protein MKYIRSDEEIQSIREACQIAATVLKRLVDVVEEGMTTYDLDQLGRKAMEELGAESACYNYRAGDQVFPAHTCLSVNEEIVHGIGTMRRVIQPGDVVSIDVVVKYRGFIGDNASTVLIEPVADENAALVDATRESLNYAISFARAGNRVGDISNAVERFIKRHNYGIVRDFVGHGVGATMHEAPQIPNFGRRGSGALLKPGMCLAIEPMINMGTSKIEMLDDGWTAVTKDRKPSAHFEHTVLVTNGEPEILTIPQN from the coding sequence ATGAAATACATTCGCTCTGACGAAGAAATTCAATCGATCCGCGAAGCATGCCAGATCGCAGCGACCGTTTTAAAGCGGCTCGTCGATGTGGTTGAAGAGGGGATGACTACTTATGATCTCGATCAACTCGGCCGCAAAGCCATGGAAGAGTTGGGAGCTGAAAGTGCCTGTTATAATTATCGTGCAGGCGATCAGGTCTTTCCCGCTCATACCTGTCTTTCCGTGAATGAAGAAATCGTTCACGGCATTGGCACAATGCGCCGAGTGATCCAGCCAGGAGATGTCGTTTCTATCGATGTCGTCGTTAAATATCGGGGATTTATTGGTGACAATGCCAGCACCGTGTTGATTGAGCCGGTTGCTGACGAGAATGCCGCCTTGGTCGATGCGACGCGTGAATCGCTAAATTATGCGATCAGTTTTGCGAGAGCAGGCAATCGTGTCGGCGATATTTCCAATGCCGTGGAGCGTTTCATCAAGCGCCACAACTATGGAATCGTTCGTGATTTTGTAGGCCATGGCGTGGGAGCCACGATGCACGAAGCGCCCCAAATTCCGAATTTTGGGCGTCGCGGCAGTGGTGCACTCCTCAAGCCGGGCATGTGTCTCGCAATTGAGCCCATGATTAACATGGGCACCTCGAAAATAGAAATGCTGGACGATGGTTGGACGGCCGTCACCAAAGATCGTAAGCCCTCTGCTCACTTCGAGCATACAGTGCTCGTGACCAACGGGGAACCGGAAATTTTAACAATTCCGCAGAATTAA
- a CDS encoding adenosine deaminase: MHAPIDSATADFIHRLPKTETHLHIEGALPYQLLQQLDPDKFQHSQPCWKPDFKWKCFEDFESHLIEHAMHWFTTPERYHEAAKVIFAGHLAQNVRYVETSFHAGMIEFLGIPGPEIVNAIRSAAPAGLEVRVFMGMARNCYNPTLAPVLEDCVTWEGLSGLDLHGVEYLPLELWTAKLWEKARSHGLETKAHAGEFGPAAHVREAIEVLGSKRIQHGIRAIEDDAVVQLAIDAGATFDVCPISNVKLDVVDSLEQHPIRQFFERGLRCTISTDDPFSFGNTVEDEYAALSAGLAFSNDELKQLAKNGFEVALVDASYPCQMDC, encoded by the coding sequence ATGCACGCACCCATCGACTCAGCCACCGCCGACTTTATCCACCGCCTACCTAAAACGGAGACGCATCTCCACATCGAGGGAGCTTTGCCGTATCAATTGCTGCAGCAGCTCGATCCCGACAAATTTCAGCATTCGCAGCCGTGTTGGAAGCCTGATTTTAAATGGAAGTGCTTTGAAGACTTTGAATCGCACTTGATCGAGCACGCGATGCACTGGTTCACCACCCCAGAGCGTTACCATGAGGCCGCTAAGGTGATCTTTGCCGGTCACCTGGCTCAGAATGTTCGTTATGTTGAGACTTCCTTTCATGCTGGTATGATCGAGTTTTTAGGTATTCCTGGTCCGGAAATTGTGAATGCCATACGCTCCGCAGCACCCGCCGGTCTCGAAGTGCGGGTCTTTATGGGGATGGCGCGTAATTGCTATAACCCAACACTGGCACCCGTCCTGGAAGATTGTGTCACCTGGGAGGGACTTTCGGGGCTTGATTTGCACGGAGTCGAATATTTGCCTTTGGAATTATGGACGGCTAAGCTGTGGGAGAAGGCGCGTTCGCATGGTCTGGAGACAAAAGCACATGCGGGCGAGTTTGGGCCAGCTGCTCACGTGCGAGAGGCGATTGAAGTGCTCGGTAGTAAGCGTATTCAGCATGGCATACGTGCCATTGAGGATGATGCCGTAGTGCAACTCGCGATTGATGCTGGGGCGACTTTTGATGTCTGTCCGATTAGCAACGTGAAACTCGATGTGGTGGACAGCTTGGAACAACATCCCATCCGCCAGTTTTTTGAGCGCGGGCTTCGTTGCACGATTAGTACCGACGATCCTTTTTCATTTGGAAATACAGTGGAGGATGAGTATGCCGCATTAAGCGCGGGCTTAGCTTTCTCTAATGACGAGTTGAAACAGCTTGCGAAGAATGGTTTTGAAGTCGCGCTCGTGGATGCGAGTTACCCGTGCCAAATGGATTGCTGA
- the rplR gene encoding 50S ribosomal protein L18, with protein MKLQKKNSLAQKRRYRIRKKVKGTAERPRLAVHFSNKHIYAQCIDDVAGHTVAYASSVGGKDADVKANNDGALALGKVIAEKAKAAGVEAVVFDRSGRRYHGCVKTFAEAAREGGLKF; from the coding sequence ATGAAACTCCAAAAGAAAAATTCTCTCGCGCAGAAGCGTCGCTATCGCATCCGCAAGAAGGTCAAAGGCACTGCAGAGCGCCCACGCCTCGCTGTGCATTTCTCCAACAAACACATCTATGCGCAATGCATCGACGACGTCGCCGGTCACACAGTGGCATACGCTTCATCGGTTGGTGGCAAAGACGCTGACGTGAAAGCAAACAACGATGGTGCACTTGCGCTGGGTAAGGTGATCGCTGAGAAGGCGAAAGCTGCCGGTGTCGAGGCCGTAGTCTTCGACCGTTCCGGTCGTCGCTACCACGGTTGTGTCAAAACATTCGCTGAAGCGGCTCGCGAAGGCGGCCTCAAATTCTAA
- the rpsC gene encoding 30S ribosomal protein S3, giving the protein MGQKVHPTGFRLAVTRDWDSRWYANKDKFPEYIKEDHTIRTFLTEKLRYASVPRIFIERASGRIRVKIFTARPGVVIGRKGAELDKIKATLNKKVGKEIMLDIQEVKRPDLSAQLVAENVALQLERRIAFRRAMKRAVQTTMGMGADGIRIQCAGRLGGADIARTEQQRQGRVPLQTLRANINYGFSEASTVYGIIGVKCWICLPDEETA; this is encoded by the coding sequence ATGGGACAGAAAGTACATCCAACCGGCTTCCGCCTTGCAGTAACCCGCGACTGGGACTCCCGCTGGTACGCAAACAAGGACAAATTCCCTGAGTATATCAAGGAAGACCACACCATCCGCACATTCCTCACTGAGAAGCTTCGCTACGCATCCGTGCCACGCATCTTCATCGAGCGTGCTTCGGGTCGTATCCGCGTTAAGATTTTCACCGCACGCCCTGGTGTCGTCATCGGCCGTAAAGGTGCTGAGCTTGATAAGATCAAGGCGACTCTCAACAAGAAGGTCGGCAAGGAAATCATGCTCGACATTCAAGAAGTCAAGCGTCCCGACCTTTCTGCACAACTCGTTGCTGAAAATGTCGCGCTACAGCTTGAGCGTCGGATCGCATTCCGCCGTGCTATGAAGCGCGCGGTTCAAACGACCATGGGCATGGGGGCGGATGGTATCCGTATTCAGTGCGCTGGTCGTCTCGGTGGTGCGGACATCGCACGCACGGAGCAACAACGTCAAGGTCGTGTGCCTCTTCAAACACTTCGCGCTAATATCAATTACGGCTTCTCCGAAGCGAGCACTGTGTATGGTATCATTGGCGTTAAATGCTGGATCTGCCTCCCTGACGAAGAAACTGCGTAA
- the rplO gene encoding 50S ribosomal protein L15: protein MNLDNIPTIKGATHPTKRLGRGEGSGHGKTSGKGHKGQKARSGGGIRIGFEGGQMPLYRKLPRRGFNNKNFKVSYQLVNVGQLEKLEGDVVDRESLIQAGLVRDNKQGVKLLGDGEVSKAYTIKLSKVSDSAKSKIEAAGGKVEVASETPAEDKEDA, encoded by the coding sequence ATGAATCTCGATAATATTCCAACCATTAAAGGTGCCACGCACCCAACTAAGCGTCTTGGACGTGGTGAAGGTAGCGGTCACGGTAAAACTTCCGGTAAGGGGCACAAGGGGCAAAAGGCTCGCTCTGGCGGTGGTATCCGAATCGGTTTCGAAGGCGGTCAAATGCCTCTTTACCGTAAGCTTCCACGCCGTGGTTTTAACAACAAGAACTTCAAGGTTTCTTACCAACTCGTAAACGTCGGACAGCTTGAAAAGCTCGAAGGTGATGTCGTTGATCGTGAGTCTTTGATTCAAGCTGGACTCGTTCGCGACAACAAGCAGGGCGTAAAGCTCCTGGGCGATGGCGAAGTTTCGAAAGCGTATACAATCAAACTCAGCAAGGTTTCTGATTCTGCCAAGAGCAAGATCGAAGCTGCTGGAGGTAAGGTTGAAGTCGCTAGCGAAACGCCTGCTGAAGATAAGGAAGACGCATAA
- the rpsM gene encoding 30S ribosomal protein S13 codes for MPRILGVDIPANKKLVYSLRYIYGIGPTRAEAIVAESGFDADRRAGDLSEEEVNQLASIVADKQFVVEGDLRRERTANLKRLSAIRCVRGMRHMRGLPVRGQRTKTNARTRKGAVKPVRK; via the coding sequence ATGCCACGTATCCTTGGAGTCGATATCCCCGCAAATAAGAAGCTAGTCTACTCGCTTCGTTACATCTATGGCATCGGGCCAACACGCGCCGAAGCTATTGTAGCCGAATCTGGTTTCGATGCAGATCGCCGTGCCGGTGACCTCAGCGAAGAAGAGGTGAATCAGCTCGCATCGATCGTGGCCGACAAGCAGTTCGTCGTAGAAGGTGATCTCCGTCGTGAGCGCACTGCGAATCTGAAGCGTCTTTCCGCTATCCGTTGCGTGCGTGGTATGCGCCACATGCGTGGTCTGCCCGTTCGTGGTCAGCGCACTAAAACTAATGCCCGCACACGTAAAGGCGCGGTCAAGCCGGTTCGCAAGTAA
- the rplX gene encoding 50S ribosomal protein L24 yields the protein MSKAIKREQEVVVISGAHKGKRGKVLEVKAGERVLVEGVNMITKFERKTQENPEGGSAEREAPIHYSNVMSAEKFDAKKK from the coding sequence ATGTCCAAAGCAATTAAACGCGAACAAGAAGTCGTCGTCATCTCTGGCGCTCACAAAGGCAAGCGCGGCAAAGTCCTTGAAGTCAAAGCAGGGGAGCGTGTCCTGGTTGAAGGCGTCAACATGATCACTAAGTTTGAGCGCAAGACTCAGGAGAATCCAGAAGGTGGTTCTGCTGAGCGCGAAGCTCCCATTCATTACTCCAACGTAATGAGCGCCGAAAAATTCGACGCGAAAAAGAAATAA
- the rplQ gene encoding 50S ribosomal protein L17, translated as MRHNKRKHKLGVSGPHRSAMMGNLATALITHGRIETTISKARALRPFIEKIITLAKKAEKANDAARKLHYRRLAISRVRDKKAVAKLFDELVTEFTERNGGYTRIYKLGQRIGDAAEMALIEFVDGNDEGYNPKPKKKAAKKATKKAAKKAAAKEAPAEEAPAAEADAEEAPATEEKKDA; from the coding sequence ATGCGTCACAATAAGAGAAAACATAAACTCGGCGTTTCCGGGCCACACCGTTCCGCAATGATGGGCAATCTCGCGACTGCTCTCATCACACACGGCCGCATCGAAACGACCATATCCAAGGCACGCGCCCTTCGCCCTTTCATCGAGAAGATCATTACGCTCGCTAAGAAGGCTGAAAAGGCCAACGACGCTGCTCGTAAGCTTCACTACCGTCGCCTCGCGATTTCTCGCGTTCGCGATAAAAAGGCTGTCGCTAAGCTTTTCGACGAACTTGTTACTGAGTTCACCGAGCGCAATGGCGGTTACACTCGTATCTACAAGCTAGGTCAACGTATCGGTGATGCGGCTGAAATGGCTCTGATCGAATTCGTTGATGGTAACGACGAAGGTTACAACCCAAAGCCTAAGAAGAAGGCTGCCAAGAAAGCCACTAAGAAGGCTGCGAAGAAAGCTGCCGCTAAGGAAGCGCCTGCTGAAGAAGCACCCGCAGCTGAGGCAGATGCTGAAGAAGCACCTGCTACTGAGGAAAAGAAAGACGCGTAA
- the rplP gene encoding 50S ribosomal protein L16: MALLPSRTKYRKVHKGRIYGTAQSCNSLAFGDFGIQSLTRGRMTSQQIEAARVAMTRSLKRKGKVWIRVFPHKPVTKKPAETRMGKGKGSVEYWCAVIKPGTMLFEVAGCSATAAREALRLADTKLPFHCRFVSREEV; this comes from the coding sequence ATGGCACTTCTTCCATCACGCACAAAATACCGTAAGGTTCACAAAGGTCGTATTTACGGCACTGCGCAATCTTGTAACTCACTCGCTTTTGGCGATTTCGGTATCCAATCACTCACTCGCGGTCGTATGACCTCCCAGCAAATCGAAGCCGCTCGTGTGGCGATGACTCGTAGCCTCAAGCGTAAAGGTAAGGTTTGGATCCGCGTTTTCCCTCACAAGCCAGTGACTAAGAAGCCAGCGGAAACTCGCATGGGTAAAGGTAAAGGCTCTGTTGAGTACTGGTGTGCAGTGATCAAGCCAGGCACCATGCTCTTTGAAGTTGCCGGTTGCTCTGCAACTGCCGCCCGTGAAGCCCTCCGCCTTGCGGATACCAAGCTTCCATTCCATTGCCGCTTCGTTTCTCGCGAAGAAGTATAA
- the rpsH gene encoding 30S ribosomal protein S8 translates to MAVHDTIGDFLTTIRNASRAHKESCTTQHSKMRAAIAAILKAEGYIHDFSEGQNEKGFKTLTLKLKFAGKTPAITDIQRQSTPGRRLYYGCTEIPRVLEGMGVAILTTSKGVMRARDARAAGVGGEFVCKVW, encoded by the coding sequence ATGGCAGTTCACGACACAATCGGAGATTTCCTCACCACTATCCGTAACGCGAGTAGAGCGCACAAAGAGTCCTGCACCACGCAGCACTCTAAAATGCGTGCTGCAATCGCTGCGATTCTTAAGGCAGAGGGTTACATTCACGACTTTAGCGAAGGTCAAAATGAGAAGGGCTTCAAGACGCTCACGCTCAAATTGAAATTCGCGGGCAAAACACCGGCGATCACCGATATCCAGCGTCAAAGCACGCCAGGTCGTCGTCTATACTACGGTTGCACAGAAATCCCACGTGTCCTTGAGGGCATGGGTGTCGCAATCCTCACTACTTCAAAAGGCGTAATGCGCGCCCGCGATGCTCGCGCAGCGGGCGTTGGCGGCGAGTTCGTCTGCAAAGTCTGGTAA
- the rpsN gene encoding 30S ribosomal protein S14, with the protein MAKKSAIQRNLKRERMIAKYAAKRKELKAIIANPETSDEEFYKAQAKLTKLPKNSSPIRARNRCSVTGRPRAFIRKFGLSRITFRELATQGKIPGVTKSSW; encoded by the coding sequence ATGGCTAAAAAATCAGCAATCCAACGCAACTTGAAGCGCGAACGCATGATCGCAAAATACGCAGCAAAGCGTAAAGAGCTCAAAGCGATCATCGCCAACCCAGAAACTTCCGACGAGGAGTTCTACAAGGCGCAAGCCAAGTTGACAAAGCTGCCTAAGAACAGCTCTCCGATCCGTGCGCGCAATCGTTGCTCCGTCACAGGTCGTCCCCGTGCGTTCATTCGCAAATTCGGTCTTTCCCGTATCACATTCCGTGAACTTGCCACACAAGGTAAGATCCCTGGTGTGACCAAATCCTCTTGGTAA
- the rpsD gene encoding 30S ribosomal protein S4: protein MARYTGPTTRINRRFGQAIFAPTKAFERKPHPPGQHGPRLRRKLSDYAVGLNEKQKLRFMYGMTEKQFRLTFEKAKATRGVTGEIFLKMLECRLDSVIYRLGFAKSRAAARQFVGHGHIAVNGKKTDIASFMVKEGDEIEVRERTSSRQLATRCMEESQARTVPEWLTLNADALKATVNRLPSNEETEESINVQLIVEFYSR, encoded by the coding sequence ATGGCCCGTTACACAGGACCCACTACTCGTATCAATCGCCGTTTTGGTCAGGCTATCTTTGCCCCCACCAAGGCATTCGAACGTAAGCCACACCCTCCCGGTCAGCACGGCCCTCGCCTGCGCCGCAAGCTCAGCGATTATGCGGTTGGTCTGAATGAAAAGCAAAAGCTTCGCTTCATGTATGGCATGACAGAGAAGCAGTTCCGCCTTACTTTCGAAAAAGCGAAGGCAACACGTGGTGTTACCGGTGAGATTTTCCTTAAGATGCTGGAATGCCGCTTGGATAGCGTCATCTACCGCCTTGGTTTCGCCAAATCACGTGCTGCGGCACGTCAGTTTGTAGGTCACGGTCACATCGCTGTGAACGGCAAGAAGACCGATATCGCTAGCTTCATGGTAAAAGAAGGTGACGAAATCGAAGTGCGTGAACGCACCTCGTCTCGTCAACTCGCAACTCGTTGCATGGAAGAGAGCCAAGCTCGCACAGTTCCTGAGTGGTTGACACTTAATGCTGACGCGCTCAAAGCCACCGTTAATCGCCTGCCCTCCAACGAGGAGACCGAAGAGTCGATTAACGTTCAATTGATCGTTGAATTCTATAGCCGCTAA
- the rplE gene encoding 50S ribosomal protein L5 gives MSQSLLQKHYAEKVVPALMEKFGYKNPHQVPAIKKIVLNSGFSATADKNHVQYVNDEIAKISGQRPVTTIAKLSISNFKLREGQPIGCKVTLRGEAMYDFLTRLINIALPCIRDFRGVPTRLDGQGNYTLGLNDHTIFPEVSAEGTNATIGMDVCINTSALTDEEGRELLKLFGMPFRKTSSEVAAEEEAAAAATA, from the coding sequence ATGTCACAGTCATTATTACAAAAACACTACGCCGAGAAGGTCGTGCCCGCACTTATGGAAAAGTTCGGGTATAAGAACCCGCACCAAGTACCCGCGATCAAGAAGATCGTGTTGAACTCTGGTTTCTCTGCAACGGCCGATAAAAATCACGTTCAATACGTGAACGATGAGATTGCAAAAATCTCCGGTCAACGTCCTGTCACTACTATTGCGAAGCTCAGTATCTCGAATTTCAAGCTTCGTGAAGGTCAGCCCATCGGCTGCAAGGTTACCCTGCGTGGCGAGGCTATGTATGATTTCCTTACGCGCTTGATCAATATCGCGCTGCCATGCATTCGTGACTTTCGTGGGGTGCCCACACGTCTCGACGGTCAAGGTAACTACACACTGGGTCTAAATGACCACACGATTTTCCCCGAAGTGAGTGCCGAAGGCACCAATGCCACAATTGGTATGGATGTCTGCATCAACACAAGTGCTTTGACAGACGAGGAAGGCCGCGAATTGCTTAAGCTGTTCGGTATGCCTTTCCGTAAGACTAGCTCCGAAGTCGCTGCCGAAGAAGAAGCCGCTGCTGCAGCGACTGCCTAA
- the rpsQ gene encoding 30S ribosomal protein S17, translated as MEATATRNSRKVLVGTVSKRSGDKTIKVTYSYKVPHPLYKKEIKRKTVVHAHDEKNECGLGDKVEIMETRPLSKLKRWRVTKVLEVAPKLGEE; from the coding sequence ATGGAAGCCACAGCAACACGCAACTCTCGTAAAGTCCTGGTCGGAACTGTTTCAAAACGTTCCGGTGACAAGACGATCAAAGTCACTTACTCTTACAAAGTCCCGCACCCCCTCTATAAGAAGGAAATTAAGCGTAAGACTGTTGTGCACGCACACGACGAAAAAAACGAGTGCGGTCTGGGTGACAAAGTTGAAATCATGGAAACTCGTCCGCTCAGTAAGCTGAAGCGCTGGCGTGTAACCAAGGTGCTCGAAGTCGCTCCAAAGTTGGGCGAAGAATAG
- the rpmC gene encoding 50S ribosomal protein L29, producing MKTKEIREMSEAEIEKSLRDTRDARVNLRMRKQTGQVEHPHQFKDMSRQIARLETILKEKKLAAASA from the coding sequence ATGAAAACTAAAGAAATCCGCGAAATGTCCGAAGCCGAAATCGAAAAATCGCTTCGCGATACACGTGATGCCCGCGTCAACCTTCGTATGCGCAAGCAAACTGGTCAAGTCGAGCACCCACACCAATTTAAAGATATGAGCCGTCAAATCGCTCGTCTCGAAACCATCCTTAAAGAAAAGAAGTTGGCCGCAGCCAGCGCCTAA
- the rplN gene encoding 50S ribosomal protein L14 — protein sequence MIQMNSRVFIADNTGAKSAEMIRRLGQNKDTADVGDVVVCAVKEASTDASVKKGEVVRGVVVRTKAPVRRADGSYLRFDNNAIVIINADGNPKGTRIFGPVARELRAKYMKIISLAPEVL from the coding sequence ATGATTCAGATGAACAGCCGCGTATTTATCGCGGATAACACCGGCGCCAAATCCGCCGAGATGATCCGCCGCCTTGGCCAAAACAAAGACACTGCCGATGTCGGTGATGTTGTCGTTTGTGCCGTCAAGGAAGCGTCCACCGACGCCTCTGTCAAGAAGGGTGAAGTCGTTCGCGGCGTCGTCGTTCGCACAAAGGCACCCGTTCGCCGTGCAGATGGCAGCTACCTCCGTTTCGATAACAATGCGATTGTTATCATCAACGCTGATGGTAACCCCAAAGGCACACGTATTTTCGGCCCGGTCGCTCGTGAGCTCCGCGCGAAATACATGAAAATCATTTCACTCGCACCCGAGGTTCTCTAA
- the rpsK gene encoding 30S ribosomal protein S11, translated as MSEEENTSVEEEKVVAAAATDEAAEPEKKKEVTAEDLLKSDLDGVKIRRAKGSKNITTGIVNVLATFNNTKVTFCDARGNVISWSSAGKCNFRGSRKSTAYAAQVVTQDAGRVAMSHGMKEVVVKLNGPGMGRDSAVRALQSLGMIVTEIVDVTPVPHNGCRAPKRRRV; from the coding sequence ATGAGCGAAGAAGAAAACACATCTGTCGAAGAAGAAAAAGTAGTGGCTGCGGCTGCTACGGATGAAGCTGCCGAGCCTGAAAAGAAGAAGGAAGTCACTGCTGAAGATCTTCTGAAGAGTGATTTGGACGGGGTTAAGATCCGCCGTGCGAAGGGTAGTAAGAATATCACTACTGGCATCGTCAACGTGCTCGCCACTTTCAATAATACAAAAGTTACTTTCTGTGATGCGCGCGGTAATGTCATTTCCTGGTCCAGTGCCGGTAAATGCAACTTCCGTGGCTCTCGTAAGTCCACTGCCTATGCCGCTCAGGTCGTCACACAAGACGCCGGTCGCGTAGCCATGTCTCACGGTATGAAAGAAGTCGTCGTCAAGCTGAATGGCCCTGGTATGGGACGTGACTCAGCTGTCCGCGCACTCCAATCTCTTGGCATGATCGTCACCGAAATCGTGGATGTGACTCCGGTCCCCCACAACGGTTGCCGCGCGCCTAAGCGTCGTCGTGTCTAA
- a CDS encoding DNA-directed RNA polymerase subunit alpha: MPKRLGKFELPNRLSKVEETATDTFATFTAEPFETGYGHTIGNSLRRVLLSSIEGASITSIKIDGVQHEFQSIEGVVEDVTDIVLNLKKVLLVSDSRETATLLIDVNRDGKVTAADIQEDANFKVINPDQLICTLDRPQRFLAELEVKVGRGYCTGEENKKEDQPIGVIPIDSLFSPVRLVKYSVENTRVGQSMDYDKLILEITTDGRVSPDDALKQCAAILKHHLDVFDEVSQDDVEFESESKEISEEQNRLRKLLNMSVNEIELSVRAANCLNNANITTVGELAMKSEQEMLKYRNFGKKSLNEIKDKLEQLGLSLGMKIDERLLEKGSEL; this comes from the coding sequence ATGCCAAAGCGCTTAGGAAAATTCGAACTTCCAAATCGTCTGTCCAAGGTTGAAGAAACCGCGACAGACACTTTCGCCACCTTTACAGCTGAGCCGTTTGAGACCGGTTACGGTCATACGATCGGCAACTCGCTTCGCCGTGTGCTTCTTAGCTCGATTGAAGGTGCTTCGATTACCTCGATCAAAATCGATGGTGTGCAACATGAGTTCCAAAGCATCGAAGGTGTTGTAGAGGATGTCACTGACATCGTTCTTAACCTTAAGAAGGTCCTCCTCGTCTCTGACTCTCGCGAAACAGCGACACTGCTGATCGATGTGAATCGTGATGGCAAAGTGACTGCTGCAGACATTCAAGAAGATGCGAATTTCAAGGTGATCAATCCAGATCAATTGATCTGCACACTGGATCGCCCGCAGCGTTTTCTCGCCGAGCTTGAAGTTAAAGTAGGCCGTGGATATTGCACCGGTGAAGAGAATAAGAAGGAAGATCAGCCCATTGGTGTGATCCCCATCGATTCTCTTTTCAGCCCTGTTCGCTTGGTCAAGTATTCCGTTGAGAACACCCGTGTGGGCCAATCAATGGATTATGACAAGCTGATCCTCGAAATCACCACCGACGGTCGTGTCAGCCCGGACGATGCACTCAAGCAATGCGCCGCAATCCTTAAGCACCACCTCGATGTGTTCGACGAAGTTTCTCAAGACGACGTCGAGTTCGAGAGCGAAAGCAAGGAAATCAGCGAAGAGCAAAATCGCCTACGCAAGCTGCTTAACATGAGCGTGAACGAAATCGAGCTATCGGTCCGTGCTGCGAACTGCCTCAACAATGCGAACATCACCACTGTGGGTGAACTCGCCATGAAGTCTGAACAAGAGATGCTCAAGTATCGCAACTTCGGTAAAAAGTCGCTCAACGAAATTAAAGATAAGCTCGAACAACTCGGTCTTTCCCTTGGTATGAAGATCGACGAACGCCTCCTTGAAAAGGGTAGCGAACTTTAA
- the rpsE gene encoding 30S ribosomal protein S5, translating to MSRQKRSFSQKDEPEETPEYIEKVVHINRCAKVVKGGRRFSFAALVVVGNQKGEVGVGYGKAKEVPECIRKGTEQAKKNLVTINLRGDTIPHHVLGQADGGKVLLRPASDGTGVIAGGGCRAVLESVGIKNILSKSLGSNNHLAMVNATMAALLQLRSHEEIHNIRFSEAAAEV from the coding sequence ATGAGCAGACAAAAAAGATCATTTTCCCAAAAAGACGAGCCGGAAGAAACTCCTGAATACATCGAGAAGGTTGTGCATATCAACCGTTGCGCAAAGGTTGTAAAGGGCGGTCGCCGTTTCAGCTTCGCAGCACTCGTAGTTGTGGGTAATCAAAAAGGCGAAGTCGGCGTCGGTTACGGTAAAGCAAAGGAAGTTCCTGAGTGTATCCGTAAAGGCACTGAGCAAGCGAAGAAGAACCTCGTAACGATCAATCTTCGCGGCGACACCATTCCTCACCACGTTCTCGGCCAGGCCGATGGTGGTAAGGTGCTACTACGTCCCGCTTCTGATGGAACGGGCGTGATCGCAGGTGGCGGTTGCCGTGCGGTGCTCGAGTCCGTTGGTATCAAAAACATTCTATCCAAGTCCCTCGGTTCGAACAACCACCTGGCTATGGTCAACGCCACAATGGCCGCGCTCCTACAGCTTCGTTCGCATGAGGAAATTCACAACATCCGTTTTAGCGAAGCCGCTGCGGAGGTCTAA